One region of Streptococcus parasanguinis genomic DNA includes:
- the dltC gene encoding D-alanine--poly(phosphoribitol) ligase subunit DltC, which yields MDVKSQVIEIIDELFMEDVSDMMDEDLFDAGVLDSMGTVELIVELENRFGIRVPVSEFGRDDWNTANKIVEGVTELQNA from the coding sequence ATGGATGTAAAATCACAAGTAATTGAAATTATTGACGAATTGTTTATGGAAGATGTCTCAGACATGATGGATGAGGATCTCTTTGATGCGGGTGTCCTTGATAGTATGGGAACAGTCGAATTGATTGTGGAATTGGAAAATCGCTTTGGCATCCGTGTTCCTGTATCTGAATTTGGACGCGATGATTGGAATACTGCTAACAAGATCGTAGAAGGTGTAACGGAGCTTCAGAATGCTTAA
- the dltB gene encoding D-alanyl-lipoteichoic acid biosynthesis protein DltB: MIEFLKQLPHLEHYGTPIYFIYLILAFLPIFVGLFFKKRFPIYEGLVSLIFIILMLTGSNLKQIYALLFYVVWQILIVYSYKIYRQKADNKWIFYLHSFLSVLPLIFVKVEPAIKNGHQSLFGFLGISYLTFRAVGMIIEMRDGVLKEFTLWEFLRFMLFMPTFSSGPIDRFKRFNEDYNAIPEREELLDMLEQAVKYIMYGFLYKFILAHIFGHLLLGHVQTYALSQGGFFNLGTLGVMYVYGFDLFFDFAGYSMFALAASNLMGIKSPINFDRPFKSRDLKEFWNRWHMSLSFWFRDFVFMRLVMVLMRNKVFKSRITTSNVAYIINMLVMGFWHGVTWYYIAYGLFHGLGLVINDAWIRKKKTINKERKAKGLDPIPDNRWTKALGIFITFNTVMLSFLIFSGFLDQQWFPKLK, encoded by the coding sequence ATGATCGAGTTTTTGAAACAGCTCCCTCATTTAGAACACTATGGAACACCGATCTATTTTATCTACCTCATTCTAGCTTTTTTGCCGATCTTTGTGGGCCTCTTTTTCAAAAAGAGATTTCCGATTTATGAAGGACTGGTGAGTCTGATCTTTATCATTTTGATGCTGACAGGTTCGAATCTCAAGCAAATTTATGCCCTGCTCTTTTACGTAGTCTGGCAAATCTTGATTGTGTATTCCTACAAGATCTATCGTCAGAAAGCGGACAACAAGTGGATTTTCTATCTTCATTCCTTCTTGTCTGTCTTGCCCCTGATCTTTGTTAAGGTAGAGCCAGCGATCAAGAATGGGCACCAATCCTTGTTTGGATTTTTAGGGATTTCGTATTTAACCTTCCGAGCTGTCGGAATGATCATCGAAATGCGAGATGGTGTCTTGAAAGAATTCACACTTTGGGAATTCTTACGCTTTATGCTCTTTATGCCGACCTTCTCAAGTGGGCCGATTGATCGTTTCAAACGTTTTAATGAGGATTATAACGCTATTCCTGAGCGTGAAGAATTATTGGATATGTTGGAGCAAGCTGTTAAGTATATCATGTATGGCTTCCTTTATAAATTTATCCTAGCTCATATTTTTGGCCACTTATTGTTAGGTCATGTGCAGACCTATGCCTTGTCTCAAGGTGGATTCTTTAACCTTGGAACGCTGGGGGTCATGTATGTATATGGCTTTGACCTCTTCTTTGACTTCGCGGGCTATTCGATGTTTGCTTTAGCAGCTTCCAATCTGATGGGGATTAAAAGTCCCATCAACTTTGATCGTCCCTTTAAATCACGTGACTTAAAGGAATTCTGGAATCGTTGGCATATGAGTTTGTCTTTCTGGTTCCGTGATTTTGTCTTTATGCGTCTCGTGATGGTATTGATGCGCAATAAAGTATTCAAGAGCCGAATTACCACCTCAAATGTTGCCTATATTATCAATATGTTGGTTATGGGCTTCTGGCACGGGGTGACCTGGTACTACATCGCTTATGGGCTCTTCCATGGGCTTGGACTGGTCATCAATGATGCTTGGATTCGTAAGAAAAAGACCATCAATAAAGAAAGAAAAGCAAAAGGATTGGATCCTATACCGGACAATCGTTGGACCAAGGCTTTGGGGATCTTTATCACCTTTAACACAGTGATGCTGTCCTTCCTGATTTTCTCAGGATTCTTGGATCAACAATGGTTTCCAAAATTGAAATAA
- the dltA gene encoding D-alanine--poly(phosphoribitol) ligase subunit DltA, whose protein sequence is MSNQPITDMIETIERYAQLQPDYPVYNVLGEEHTYGQLKADSDSLAAHIDQMGLPEKSPVVVFGGQEYEMLATFVALTKSGHAYIPIDSHSALERVSAIVEVAEPSLIIAINEFPLENPAAPIMSLEQVREAYAAQHAYDLQHPVKGDDNYYIIFTSGTTGKPKGVQISHDNLLSFTNWMITDKEFATPERPQMLAQPPYSFDLSVMYWAPTLALGGTLFALPSAITQDFKQLFATIFSLPIAIWTSTPSFADMAMLSEDFNAEKMPGITHFYFDGEELTVKTAQKLRERFPNARIINAYGPTEATVALSAVAVTDQMLATLKRLPIGYTKEDSPTFIIDEAGNKLPNGEQGEIIVSGPAVSKGYMNNPEKTAEAFFEFEGLPAYHTGDVGTMTDEGLLLYGGRMDFQIKFNGYRIELEDVSQNLNKSKYIDSAVAVPRYNKDHKVQNLLAYVILKEGVKEQFEREIDITKAIKEDLENIMMSYMMPSKFLYRDSLPLTPNGKIDIKGLISEVNNR, encoded by the coding sequence GTGTCAAACCAACCAATTACTGATATGATCGAGACAATTGAACGTTATGCGCAACTACAACCAGACTATCCGGTTTACAATGTCCTTGGTGAGGAACATACCTATGGCCAATTGAAGGCTGATTCAGATAGCTTGGCTGCCCACATCGACCAAATGGGACTTCCTGAAAAGTCACCTGTAGTGGTCTTTGGTGGACAAGAATATGAAATGTTAGCAACCTTTGTGGCCTTGACAAAATCTGGCCATGCCTATATCCCGATTGATAGCCACTCTGCCTTGGAGCGCGTGTCTGCCATTGTTGAAGTAGCAGAGCCAAGCTTGATTATTGCCATCAATGAATTTCCATTGGAAAACCCAGCTGCTCCAATCATGTCCTTGGAGCAAGTGCGTGAAGCTTACGCAGCTCAGCATGCCTATGACTTGCAACATCCGGTCAAAGGGGATGATAACTACTACATCATCTTTACCTCAGGGACAACTGGGAAACCAAAAGGGGTGCAAATTTCGCACGATAACTTGCTCAGTTTTACCAACTGGATGATCACAGACAAGGAATTTGCAACGCCAGAGCGTCCGCAAATGTTGGCACAACCGCCCTATTCCTTTGACTTGTCTGTTATGTACTGGGCACCGACCTTAGCTCTTGGAGGAACGCTTTTTGCTCTTCCATCAGCCATTACTCAAGACTTCAAACAACTCTTTGCGACGATCTTTTCTCTTCCGATTGCTATCTGGACTTCAACACCATCTTTTGCAGATATGGCCATGTTGTCTGAAGATTTCAATGCTGAAAAGATGCCAGGAATCACCCATTTCTACTTTGATGGAGAAGAGTTGACCGTTAAAACCGCTCAAAAATTGCGCGAGCGTTTCCCAAATGCGCGTATCATCAATGCTTACGGGCCAACAGAAGCAACTGTAGCTCTTTCGGCTGTAGCCGTAACAGATCAGATGTTGGCTACTTTGAAACGTCTACCAATTGGTTATACCAAAGAAGATTCTCCAACCTTCATTATTGATGAGGCAGGAAACAAATTGCCAAATGGTGAGCAAGGGGAGATCATCGTATCTGGCCCAGCCGTTTCAAAAGGTTATATGAATAATCCAGAGAAAACAGCAGAAGCCTTCTTCGAATTTGAAGGTCTTCCAGCCTACCATACGGGAGATGTCGGAACCATGACGGATGAAGGTCTCCTTCTCTATGGTGGTCGGATGGACTTCCAAATCAAGTTTAACGGTTATCGTATCGAGCTAGAGGATGTCTCTCAAAACTTGAATAAATCGAAGTATATTGACTCAGCAGTCGCAGTACCGCGTTATAATAAAGATCACAAGGTCCAAAATCTCTTGGCCTATGTCATCTTAAAAGAGGGCGTCAAAGAACAATTTGAGCGCGAAATTGATATCACGAAAGCCATTAAGGAAGATTTAGAAAACATCATGATGTCTTATATGATGCCTTCAAAATTCCTCTATCGTGACAGCCTGCCATTAACACCAAACGGGAAAATCGACATCAAAGGGTTGATTAGCGAGGTTAACAACCGATGA
- a CDS encoding teichoic acid D-Ala incorporation-associated protein DltX — MKHKTLYKFIGQTVLYFAIFLALLYFFSYLGQGQGGFIYNEF, encoded by the coding sequence ATGAAACATAAAACACTTTATAAATTTATCGGGCAGACGGTCTTGTATTTCGCCATTTTTCTAGCCCTACTTTATTTCTTTAGTTACCTTGGTCAAGGTCAGGGTGGCTTTATCTACAACGAATTTTAG
- a CDS encoding S41 family peptidase — protein sequence MKKTAIFEDVVSIMTHDSSTIKDRKGCDPEPFRENITDDMTDDAFLYQVKTYLASFGVIGHVSFRDKKASQKGFLLRINGQKLYVEEANEDTGLQVGDQILALDGSDLDQIASLHKDYFISKTPERHYREWADLVSQSTSVTLLREGIEKTIKVVPSREPIQDQIFWKRLDDEILYLRLDNFMDEGSLGRLYQECLPMMTEVKFFIIDVRRNSGGTDSLYLPLLHLGLEKDQGYDSLDWDDDGMEILYTERNVDLRLKDFEDWMQQEEISPETVKLLEDMKENLIHYRGKGYVPYQQESEEFFPEVRGGHYPERIFILSDIYCGSSGDNFVQMMKQFKKVTVVGRPTLGILDYSNCCTVDYGDYQLMFPTSRCLCVDQGKGMTDQGVEPDIEIPWTPSHFERDVDLDKCLELIHQGTVK from the coding sequence ATGAAAAAGACTGCTATTTTTGAAGATGTCGTCTCCATTATGACCCATGATTCATCGACCATCAAGGATAGAAAAGGATGCGATCCAGAGCCTTTTCGAGAAAACATTACAGATGATATGACAGATGATGCCTTTCTCTATCAAGTGAAGACTTACCTAGCTAGTTTTGGGGTGATCGGGCATGTTTCCTTTCGAGATAAAAAGGCCAGTCAAAAAGGGTTTCTTTTGAGAATAAATGGACAGAAACTGTATGTTGAGGAAGCTAATGAAGATACGGGTCTTCAAGTAGGAGATCAAATCCTAGCTCTGGATGGAAGTGACTTGGATCAGATAGCTTCTCTTCATAAAGACTATTTTATCAGCAAGACCCCAGAAAGACATTATAGAGAATGGGCAGATTTGGTCTCTCAGTCAACGAGTGTCACCCTGCTTCGAGAAGGGATAGAAAAGACCATTAAAGTAGTACCCAGTCGAGAACCGATCCAGGATCAGATTTTTTGGAAACGATTAGACGATGAGATTCTTTATCTTCGTCTGGATAACTTTATGGATGAAGGATCTTTGGGTCGTTTATACCAAGAGTGTTTACCGATGATGACGGAAGTCAAGTTTTTTATCATTGATGTCCGACGCAACAGTGGAGGGACGGATTCTCTATATCTTCCTCTGTTACATCTAGGCTTAGAGAAGGATCAGGGCTATGATTCGCTTGACTGGGATGATGATGGCATGGAAATTCTCTACACAGAGCGCAATGTTGACCTGCGCTTGAAAGACTTTGAGGACTGGATGCAACAGGAAGAAATTAGCCCTGAAACAGTTAAGCTGCTTGAAGATATGAAAGAGAATTTGATACACTATCGGGGAAAAGGTTATGTACCGTATCAGCAAGAAAGCGAGGAATTCTTCCCAGAAGTTAGAGGTGGCCACTATCCTGAACGGATCTTTATCTTATCAGATATTTATTGCGGTTCTTCTGGCGATAACTTTGTTCAGATGATGAAGCAGTTTAAGAAGGTAACGGTGGTGGGTCGACCAACTCTAGGAATTTTAGACTACTCTAATTGTTGTACCGTTGATTATGGCGATTATCAATTGATGTTTCCTACTTCTCGTTGTCTATGCGTAGATCAAGGGAAAGGAATGACGGATCAAGGTGTGGAGCCCGATATAGAGATTCCTTGGACACCTAGCCATTTCGAGAGAGATGTGGATCTGGACAAGTGTCTAGAGTTGATTCATCAGGGTACTGTGAAATAG
- a CDS encoding DUF4956 domain-containing protein: protein MSNLFDSIFNNATATVDPVRLMLALLVSLVLGMALSWTYKYRTLYTREFIVSLTLLPCMMTLVIFLVNGSLGTSIAVAGTFSLIRFRSATSGSRELIAIFLAMIIGLAAGSGYLLLAVLFTAFLLAIWLLLETKQSKTDHQRRRHLTITVSKQDSVAEQISQLLDQRCSEIDFISVTTAQAGEQLTLNYEVNMKSNIDDFGLANLLISEIENCDVALTKKAKKRKNL from the coding sequence ATGTCTAATCTATTTGATTCTATTTTTAATAACGCTACGGCAACCGTAGATCCGGTGCGCCTGATGCTAGCCTTGCTGGTCAGCCTGGTGCTCGGGATGGCCCTGTCTTGGACCTACAAATACCGTACTCTCTATACGCGTGAATTTATCGTCAGTCTCACCTTGCTTCCCTGCATGATGACCCTGGTGATTTTCCTGGTGAACGGGAGTCTGGGGACCTCGATTGCAGTAGCGGGAACCTTTAGCTTGATTCGTTTCCGGTCTGCTACCAGCGGCTCGAGAGAATTGATCGCGATTTTCCTAGCCATGATTATTGGTTTAGCAGCGGGGTCGGGCTACCTCTTATTGGCAGTTTTGTTTACGGCCTTTCTGTTAGCTATCTGGCTCTTGCTCGAAACCAAGCAAAGTAAGACCGACCACCAACGGCGCCGTCATTTGACTATAACTGTCTCAAAACAAGATTCTGTTGCAGAACAAATCAGCCAGTTGTTGGACCAAAGGTGTTCAGAGATTGACTTTATTTCTGTCACAACGGCCCAAGCTGGAGAACAACTGACCTTGAACTACGAGGTAAATATGAAATCGAACATCGATGATTTTGGCCTTGCCAATCTATTGATTAGCGAGATTGAAAATTGTGATGTCGCTCTGACAAAGAAAGCGAAGAAAAGAAAGAATTTATAA
- a CDS encoding polyphosphate polymerase domain-containing protein: protein MKKTIETSFKRIETKYVVVKEDLDDLLKDLKKYVVEDDYPISTISNVYFDTEDFDVIQDALAKQNRREKIRMRTYVEHPTVESPAFLEVKSKDAEGIGHKFRLVSNPSSITRLMTDGLVDQTIQDLDLVQEIQVLRQRYDNRLQPQMYIYYDRLSLKEKKSIQGYPYNKIRVTLDQNLVYRDQQVSLLCGKAGEPLLEENTIIMEIKAPGEEPQWLKDILDKYGLVKQKFSKYSCAYHKSQGLDYAPTPIQERTGVAYV from the coding sequence ATGAAAAAAACAATTGAGACAAGCTTCAAGCGGATTGAAACCAAATATGTGGTAGTTAAAGAAGACTTGGATGATTTATTGAAAGATTTGAAGAAATATGTTGTTGAAGACGATTATCCCATCTCCACGATTTCGAATGTCTATTTTGATACCGAAGACTTCGATGTGATCCAAGATGCCCTTGCTAAACAGAATCGTCGTGAAAAGATCCGGATGCGGACCTATGTGGAGCATCCAACAGTGGAGAGTCCGGCTTTTCTAGAAGTAAAATCAAAGGATGCAGAAGGAATTGGTCATAAGTTCCGCCTGGTCTCGAACCCTTCCTCCATCACCCGCCTCATGACGGATGGACTAGTGGATCAGACCATTCAGGATCTGGACTTGGTGCAAGAAATCCAAGTTCTGCGCCAGCGCTATGATAACCGCCTACAGCCTCAGATGTACATCTATTATGATCGTTTGTCCTTAAAAGAAAAGAAGAGTATCCAAGGCTATCCTTACAATAAGATTCGGGTCACCCTGGATCAAAATTTAGTCTATCGTGATCAGCAGGTCAGTCTCCTTTGTGGGAAAGCTGGTGAGCCTTTATTAGAAGAAAATACCATCATTATGGAAATCAAGGCCCCAGGTGAAGAACCTCAGTGGCTGAAGGACATTCTGGATAAGTACGGACTGGTCAAACAGAAATTTTCGAAATACAGTTGTGCCTACCATAAGTCACAAGGCTTAGACTATGCACCAACGCCAATTCAAGAAAGGACAGGTGTTGCCTATGTCTAA
- a CDS encoding carbohydrate-binding domain-containing protein gives MKSNKWKFLLTGAATLTLLTACTQASSQSATKSNTAQTTATSTSKNKTNNSNYFTDKDKDSSYDESKSSTVKLSGSSASVSGDGVAVSGSTVTISKAGTYVISGESDGIQIKVEAGDSDDVHIVLKGVTMTNTNAPISATKAGHVYLTLADGTTNTLSDSSSNNDEDADAVISSKGDLTINGSGALNIDAKKNNGIKANDTLHITGGTYKITAVGDAFNVNDELNITGTTMTIDADEDAVKVDNDEDTSVGTMYLSDNTMTISAGDDGIHASGDLVIDSGTYEVTESVEGLEGKSITINGGDITIYATDDGVNAANANANQDEIFFTMNGGTLNVEVGQGDTDPIDSNGNITVTGGTIKLTGQSGFDFDGTATYTGGNIYINGEKQTEIVNSMPGGGGAPGGGGPQGGGPGGGHP, from the coding sequence ATGAAATCAAACAAATGGAAATTTTTATTAACGGGGGCCGCAACCCTCACCTTACTGACAGCTTGCACCCAGGCATCATCACAATCAGCTACAAAAAGCAATACTGCACAAACAACCGCTACTTCTACTTCAAAAAATAAAACAAACAATTCCAACTATTTTACAGATAAGGACAAGGACAGCTCTTATGATGAAAGCAAATCCTCTACTGTAAAACTGTCTGGTTCGTCTGCAAGTGTATCAGGTGACGGCGTAGCTGTATCTGGATCAACTGTGACCATCTCGAAGGCTGGAACCTATGTCATCTCTGGTGAATCAGATGGGATTCAAATCAAGGTCGAAGCAGGTGACTCAGATGATGTTCACATCGTCCTGAAAGGCGTTACCATGACCAACACCAACGCGCCAATTTCTGCTACGAAAGCAGGGCATGTCTATCTCACTCTAGCAGACGGCACGACCAATACCTTGTCTGATTCAAGTTCAAACAATGATGAAGATGCCGATGCGGTGATCTCCTCTAAAGGCGACCTCACCATCAATGGTTCGGGTGCGCTCAACATTGACGCCAAGAAGAACAACGGGATTAAGGCCAATGATACCCTCCACATCACAGGTGGAACCTATAAGATCACGGCTGTTGGAGATGCCTTCAACGTCAATGATGAACTCAATATCACCGGTACGACCATGACCATCGATGCAGATGAAGATGCCGTCAAGGTGGATAACGATGAAGATACATCTGTCGGAACCATGTATCTGTCTGACAATACCATGACCATTTCAGCTGGGGACGATGGCATCCATGCTTCTGGTGATCTGGTCATCGATAGCGGAACCTATGAGGTAACCGAGTCTGTCGAAGGGCTTGAAGGAAAATCGATCACCATCAACGGTGGAGATATCACCATCTATGCAACCGATGATGGTGTCAATGCGGCCAATGCTAATGCCAACCAAGATGAAATTTTCTTCACCATGAATGGTGGAACCCTTAACGTTGAAGTTGGGCAAGGCGATACCGATCCAATTGATTCGAATGGAAATATCACTGTTACAGGAGGAACCATTAAATTAACGGGACAATCTGGATTCGACTTTGATGGTACTGCTACCTACACTGGCGGAAACATCTATATCAACGGTGAAAAACAAACGGAAATTGTCAACTCCATGCCTGGAGGCGGTGGGGCTCCAGGTGGTGGCGGACCTCAAGGCGGTGGACCTGGAGGTGGGCATCCATAA
- a CDS encoding DUF4947 domain-containing protein, giving the protein MMKKQTLPLFFTLLLSLLFLSACMPDLKINFKKVPTTTSSKKKTFKKSSSSRSSLPSRSTSSNSSSNSSSSPSTTTETTSDIVTTEGLPRNAQEAPKDKIYATGNLKVAYSRNDDKIFAQTPDYEGYTTALVQTILGNPEKQITDPAYIAESFENTELENIKGLYHEGKITGEQAHAFLMGAVDLKQASKFGVNYTIYTYKNNTIQLVFENDQLLYITPNPDVVFFK; this is encoded by the coding sequence ATGATGAAAAAACAAACACTCCCTCTTTTCTTCACACTCTTGCTGTCTCTTCTTTTTCTATCAGCCTGTATGCCGGACCTTAAGATCAACTTTAAAAAAGTACCCACTACTACCAGCTCAAAAAAGAAAACCTTTAAAAAAAGTAGCTCGAGTCGTTCTAGCCTCCCGAGTCGCTCAACCAGTTCAAATAGCTCAAGCAACTCCTCTAGCTCTCCCTCAACTACTACGGAAACCACTTCTGACATCGTCACAACCGAAGGACTCCCTAGAAATGCTCAAGAAGCACCCAAAGATAAAATTTATGCGACAGGGAACTTAAAAGTAGCCTACTCTAGAAATGACGATAAAATTTTTGCACAGACGCCGGATTATGAAGGATATACCACCGCTCTTGTCCAAACAATTCTTGGAAATCCAGAGAAACAAATAACAGACCCTGCTTATATTGCCGAATCTTTTGAAAATACCGAATTAGAAAATATTAAAGGGCTCTACCACGAGGGGAAAATCACAGGGGAACAAGCTCACGCCTTTTTGATGGGAGCTGTTGATCTCAAACAAGCTTCTAAATTCGGAGTAAACTACACCATTTACACCTATAAAAACAACACTATCCAACTGGTCTTTGAAAACGACCAACTTCTCTATATTACACCAAATCCTGATGTTGTCTTCTTTAAATAA
- a CDS encoding YhgE/Pip domain-containing protein, which produces MMKEWKAILKKPTFIIVMIGVALIPALYNIIFLSSMWDPYGQVSDLPVAVVNKDQSATYNGQKMEIGKDMVSNLKDNDSLDFHFVDEKAAKDGLKNGDYYMIVTLPEDLSKKASSILTNHPEQMTIDYQTSSGHSFIAGKMSDTAMTKMKQSVAEKVTNTYTTALFSKMGSLKTGMGTAADGSAKLADGASKLEDGGQTLSTNLNTLARSSLAFSDGATTLRTGLAAYTDGVGQLGNGLNQMAGQLPNLVSGVNQLNNGFGTFNTGLMAYATGVDRLGNGLNQMASQTPQLASGVGQLTSGMGTLNDGLGNYINGVRQLNSGLSNFSNGLATYTNGVATLSEGAGQLSSQSATLRNGVSQLESGIQTLSSQLQASTSQSAQINQLAAGLNQLNAAIQNATVDTSQLSSGLTSIANSAQSILASAQADRANALASVQGTAAYQAMTADQQAEINAAISSSPSSSETAAQGILTTIQTIQGSLNTGNSLTQLQTAANQVLPTASSTLTDLSSGLSKIQSAVSGQLLPASQTISQGISAYTAGVDKIANGATQLQTNSSTLTNGASQLAAGVGQLDSKSSELLAGSNQLASGLGELNGKMPALTSGMNQLASGATQLTGKSGELVAGAGKLADGVGQLNSKTPELAGGVNKLVTGVNQLTEKSGQLVTGADKLADGANQISDGSSKLAAGGQTLTNGLGELATGSQTLSQGLNDAKGQLNVATTEKENAKTLANPVTMSKTDRDNVPVNGVGMAPYMISVALFVCALSTNMIFAKLPSGSHPESRWAWFKSRFEVNGTIAVIAGVLVYGAVHLIGLSANHEMATLFLCVIGSVAFMSIVTALTTWQRKIGAFLSLILLLLQLASSAGTYPLALTNGFFQAIHPFLPMSYTVSGLRQTISMTGEIGNQVAFLLMTIVLFAGLGMWFYNPKKYEED; this is translated from the coding sequence ATGATGAAAGAATGGAAGGCTATTCTTAAAAAGCCAACATTTATCATTGTCATGATTGGAGTTGCTTTGATTCCAGCTCTTTATAATATTATTTTTCTATCTTCCATGTGGGATCCATATGGCCAAGTTTCGGATCTTCCTGTAGCGGTTGTCAATAAGGATCAATCTGCTACATATAATGGACAAAAAATGGAAATCGGAAAAGACATGGTGTCCAATTTGAAGGACAATGACTCACTTGATTTTCATTTTGTAGATGAGAAAGCTGCGAAAGATGGTCTCAAAAATGGCGATTATTATATGATTGTAACCCTGCCTGAGGATCTTTCAAAAAAAGCTAGCTCCATCTTAACCAATCATCCGGAACAGATGACCATTGATTACCAAACGTCCAGTGGTCATAGTTTTATTGCAGGAAAAATGAGCGATACTGCGATGACAAAAATGAAGCAGTCAGTGGCTGAAAAAGTGACCAATACATATACAACAGCTTTATTTTCTAAAATGGGGTCGCTTAAAACTGGTATGGGGACAGCGGCAGATGGAAGTGCTAAATTAGCAGATGGTGCAAGTAAATTGGAAGATGGTGGTCAAACACTGTCTACTAATTTGAATACATTGGCTCGTTCAAGCTTAGCATTTTCAGATGGTGCAACCACTCTTCGTACGGGTCTTGCGGCTTATACAGATGGTGTTGGTCAATTAGGAAATGGTCTCAATCAAATGGCTGGTCAACTTCCAAACTTGGTATCTGGCGTCAATCAATTAAATAATGGGTTTGGTACTTTTAATACAGGCTTGATGGCTTACGCTACCGGAGTGGATCGATTAGGAAATGGTCTCAATCAAATGGCGAGTCAAACCCCTCAGTTGGCCTCAGGAGTTGGTCAGTTAACCAGCGGTATGGGTACCCTCAATGATGGTCTTGGGAATTATATCAATGGTGTGCGTCAATTGAATTCAGGCCTGTCTAACTTTTCAAATGGTTTAGCAACCTATACAAATGGAGTCGCTACTTTATCAGAGGGAGCGGGTCAATTAAGTAGTCAATCTGCTACCCTTCGAAATGGGGTTTCACAATTAGAATCAGGTATTCAAACATTATCAAGCCAGCTACAAGCTTCTACAAGTCAATCCGCTCAGATTAATCAATTGGCAGCAGGTTTAAACCAATTAAATGCAGCGATTCAAAATGCTACAGTAGATACCAGTCAACTTTCGTCTGGATTGACGAGTATTGCGAATTCAGCTCAATCAATCCTTGCTTCAGCCCAAGCGGATCGTGCAAATGCCCTTGCAAGCGTGCAAGGGACAGCAGCCTATCAAGCAATGACAGCTGACCAACAAGCGGAAATCAATGCGGCAATCTCATCGAGCCCAAGCTCGAGTGAAACGGCGGCTCAAGGAATCTTGACTACGATTCAAACGATCCAAGGTAGTTTGAATACAGGAAATAGCTTGACACAACTGCAAACGGCAGCCAATCAAGTTTTACCGACAGCTTCTTCTACCTTGACAGACTTGTCAAGTGGCTTGTCTAAGATCCAATCCGCAGTTAGTGGACAATTGTTGCCAGCTAGTCAAACCATCAGTCAAGGGATCAGCGCTTATACAGCTGGTGTCGATAAAATCGCTAATGGAGCAACCCAACTTCAGACGAATAGCAGTACTTTAACAAATGGGGCTAGTCAGTTAGCAGCAGGTGTTGGCCAACTAGATAGTAAATCATCAGAATTACTTGCAGGAAGCAATCAATTAGCTTCTGGTCTAGGTGAGTTAAATGGAAAGATGCCTGCCTTGACATCAGGCATGAATCAACTGGCTTCAGGAGCGACCCAATTAACAGGTAAGTCGGGTGAATTGGTTGCTGGTGCTGGAAAATTAGCTGACGGTGTAGGACAATTGAACAGCAAGACTCCAGAGTTGGCAGGTGGTGTCAATAAACTTGTCACTGGTGTCAATCAGTTGACAGAAAAATCAGGTCAACTGGTGACCGGAGCTGATAAACTAGCCGACGGTGCAAATCAAATCTCAGATGGATCCAGCAAATTAGCAGCAGGTGGCCAAACATTGACAAATGGTTTAGGTGAATTAGCAACAGGAAGCCAAACCTTGAGTCAAGGATTAAACGATGCTAAGGGACAATTGAATGTGGCTACAACTGAAAAAGAAAACGCTAAAACCTTAGCAAATCCAGTCACTATGTCTAAAACAGACCGTGACAATGTCCCGGTGAATGGTGTCGGAATGGCTCCTTATATGATCTCTGTAGCACTCTTTGTTTGTGCCTTGTCAACCAACATGATCTTTGCAAAATTACCATCCGGCAGTCACCCTGAAAGTCGCTGGGCATGGTTTAAATCTCGCTTTGAGGTCAACGGAACGATTGCGGTGATTGCAGGAGTCTTGGTCTATGGTGCCGTTCACTTGATTGGTTTATCAGCTAATCATGAGATGGCTACTCTCTTCCTTTGTGTGATTGGTAGTGTGGCCTTCATGTCTATCGTGACTGCTTTGACAACATGGCAAAGAAAGATCGGTGCTTTCCTTTCCTTGATCCTCTTGCTCTTGCAATTGGCTTCTAGTGCAGGAACCTATCCTCTTGCTTTGACAAATGGCTTTTTCCAAGCCATTCATCCATTCTTGCCAATGAGCTATACCGTTTCTGGTCTTCGTCAAACGATTTCGATGACAGGAGAAATTGGAAATCAAGTGGCCTTCCTTCTGATGACTATTGTTCTTTTTGCAGGCCTCGGAATGTGGTTCTATAATCCAAAAAAATATGAAGAGGACTAA